Within the Streptomyces sp. R41 genome, the region GGGTGCGGCAGGCAGGGGAATGCGTCGAGGTGCGCCGTGCGGGAGGAAATCACCGGGGGCGGACCGGTCCGTGCGAAGGGGACCCTACCGTCGCGATCGTCAGGCTTCGCGACAACAGAAGGAGCTGGAGACACGCGCGAGGTCGACGTGGCGTCGCCGCGTGAGGTCCAGTCGCATCGTCATGTCGCCGATCGTCGCAGCCCCCGCTGAGGGCAGTCAAGGAATAGCCGACCGGTCTCGCATCCCGGACCGCCGAATTTCACGAAGGCGTAATAGGGCAACCCTTGAACACGGCGCGGTCGCGTCGGCAATCTGCAGCGGTGCGAATAGAGCAGCTGGAATACATCGCGGCCGTCACCCGGCTCGGCTCGCTGCGCCGGGCCGCCGAGGAACTTCACCTCTCCCAGCCCGCGCTGAGCGAGACCGTGCGGAATCTCGAGCGCGAGCTCGGCGTCGATCTGCTGGAGCGCAAGCGGTCCGGGGCGAAGATGAGCGCCGAGGGGCGGGAGCTGCTGCCGCACATCATCAATGTGCTGGACGCGGTCGACCGGCTGCGCGGAGCCGCGGGCGAACAGCACCGGATCAGCCGGATGG harbors:
- a CDS encoding putative leader peptide: MTMRLDLTRRRHVDLARVSSSFCCREA